One region of Oncorhynchus tshawytscha isolate Ot180627B unplaced genomic scaffold, Otsh_v2.0 Un_contig_8974_pilon_pilon, whole genome shotgun sequence genomic DNA includes:
- the dnaja3a gene encoding dnaJ heat shock protein family (Hsp40) member A3a isoform X2 yields the protein MMASSAARCSTRWITVAVSSGHRRACCALAPSSNGGSRSLSTFGAQKFWPGSNAMRGGTGNALTLRGLSGLKSPHVICTLSFHTSAPASNKQDFYTVLEVPRTATQKEIKKAYYQMAKKYHPDTNKEDPKAKEKFAQLAEAYEVLSDEVKRKQYDTYGVAGFDASQAGGGGHQQYWSGQANSVDPEELFRKIFGEFSGSRGFGDFNAVFDQPQEFIMELTFTQAAKGVNKEMAFNTEASCQRCDGKGSEPGTKVVHCHYCNGSGMETVNTGPFVMRSTCRRCNGKGTVISTPCNSCHGTGQTRQKKTVRVPVPAGVEDGQTVRMPVGKKEVFITFRVQKSPVFRRDGADIHSDVLISVAQALLGGTARAQGLYETVNLSIPAGIQTDQRILLSGKGIARISGYGYGDHYVHVKVRVPKILTDRQKALLMSYAEDETEVEGTVNGVTSTTAGGGSGKQTEAGQDRQEEVGESKQEQGFFTKLKQLFSST from the exons ATGATGGCGTCCTCCGCGGCTCGCTGCTCTACACGCTGGATAACAGTTGCTGTGTCCTCTGGTCACCGTCGTGCTTGTTGTGCTCTGGCCCCTTCTTCCAATGGAGGCTCAAGAAGTCTGTCGACTTTTGGAGCACAGAAATTCTGGCCAGGAAGCAATGCAATGCGTGGGGGCACGGGGAATGCGTTGACATTGAGAGGGCTGTCAG GTCTTAAATCTCCCCATGTCATCTGCACACTGTCCTTCCACACAAGTGCCCCAGCCTCCAACAAACAGGACTTCTACACGGTGTTGGAGGTACCACGCACTGCCACCCAGAAAGAGATCAAGAAAGCGTattatcag ATGGCTAAGAAGTATCACCCTGACACCAACAAGGAAGACCCTAAGGCCAAGGAGAAATTTGCTCAGCTGGCTGAAGCTTATGAG GTGCTGAGTGACGAGGTGAAGAGGAAGCAGTATGACAcgtatggggtggcagggttcgACGCCAGCCAGGCGGGCGGTGGTGGACACCAGCAGTACTGGAGCGGACAGGCCAACAGCGTGGACCCAGAGGAACTGTTCCGCAAGATCTTTGGGGAATTCTCTGGAAGCCGTGGCTTCGGCGACTTCAATGCCGTATTTGATCAGCCCCAGGAG tTTATCATGGAGCTGACGTTCACCCAAGCTGCCAAGGGGGTCAACAAAGAGATGGCGTTCAACACTGAGGCCAGCTGCCAGCGATGTGATGGCAAAGGGAGCGAGCCTGGCACCAAGGTTGTGCACTGCCACTACTGCAACGGCTCTGGCATG GAGACGGTGAACACGGGCCCCTTTGTGATGCGGTCGACATGCCGTCGGTGTAATGGAAAaggcactgtgatctccaccccaTGTAACTCCTGTCACGGGACCGGACAGACCAGACAGAAAAAGACAGTACGGGTCCCTGTCCCAGCAG GTGTTGAGGACGGTCAGACGGTCAGGATGCCTGTGGGGAAGAAGGAGGTGTTCATCACGTTTCGGGTCCAGAAGAGCCCAGTGTTCAGACGGGACGGCGCAGACATCCACTCTGACGTGCTGATCTCTGTGGCTCAGGCTTTACTGGGGGGCACGGCCCGGGCACAGGGCCTCTACGAGACAGTCAACCTCTCG ATCCCTGCTGGGATCCAAACAGACCAGAGGATCCTCCTCTCTGGGAAGGGCATCGCACGGATCAGTGGCTATGGTTACGGAGATCACTACGTCCACGTCAAAGTCCGAGTCCCCAA gatcctgacagacagacagaaagctcTGCTCATGAGCTACGCAGAGGATGAGACTGAAGTGGAGGGGACAGTCAATGGTGTCACAAGCACCACTGCAG GTGGGGGCAGTGGTAAGCAGACTGAggcaggtcaggacaggcaagaggaggtaggagagagCAAGCAGGAGCAGGGCTTCTTCACCAAGTTAAAACAATTGTTTAGCTCCACCTGA
- the dnaja3a gene encoding dnaJ heat shock protein family (Hsp40) member A3a isoform X1 — MMASSAARCSTRWITVAVSSGHRRACCALAPSSNGGSRSLSTFGAQKFWPGSNAMRGGTGNALTLRGLSVPGLKSPHVICTLSFHTSAPASNKQDFYTVLEVPRTATQKEIKKAYYQMAKKYHPDTNKEDPKAKEKFAQLAEAYEVLSDEVKRKQYDTYGVAGFDASQAGGGGHQQYWSGQANSVDPEELFRKIFGEFSGSRGFGDFNAVFDQPQEFIMELTFTQAAKGVNKEMAFNTEASCQRCDGKGSEPGTKVVHCHYCNGSGMETVNTGPFVMRSTCRRCNGKGTVISTPCNSCHGTGQTRQKKTVRVPVPAGVEDGQTVRMPVGKKEVFITFRVQKSPVFRRDGADIHSDVLISVAQALLGGTARAQGLYETVNLSIPAGIQTDQRILLSGKGIARISGYGYGDHYVHVKVRVPKILTDRQKALLMSYAEDETEVEGTVNGVTSTTAGGGSGKQTEAGQDRQEEVGESKQEQGFFTKLKQLFSST, encoded by the exons ATGATGGCGTCCTCCGCGGCTCGCTGCTCTACACGCTGGATAACAGTTGCTGTGTCCTCTGGTCACCGTCGTGCTTGTTGTGCTCTGGCCCCTTCTTCCAATGGAGGCTCAAGAAGTCTGTCGACTTTTGGAGCACAGAAATTCTGGCCAGGAAGCAATGCAATGCGTGGGGGCACGGGGAATGCGTTGACATTGAGAGGGCTGTCAG TTCCAGGTCTTAAATCTCCCCATGTCATCTGCACACTGTCCTTCCACACAAGTGCCCCAGCCTCCAACAAACAGGACTTCTACACGGTGTTGGAGGTACCACGCACTGCCACCCAGAAAGAGATCAAGAAAGCGTattatcag ATGGCTAAGAAGTATCACCCTGACACCAACAAGGAAGACCCTAAGGCCAAGGAGAAATTTGCTCAGCTGGCTGAAGCTTATGAG GTGCTGAGTGACGAGGTGAAGAGGAAGCAGTATGACAcgtatggggtggcagggttcgACGCCAGCCAGGCGGGCGGTGGTGGACACCAGCAGTACTGGAGCGGACAGGCCAACAGCGTGGACCCAGAGGAACTGTTCCGCAAGATCTTTGGGGAATTCTCTGGAAGCCGTGGCTTCGGCGACTTCAATGCCGTATTTGATCAGCCCCAGGAG tTTATCATGGAGCTGACGTTCACCCAAGCTGCCAAGGGGGTCAACAAAGAGATGGCGTTCAACACTGAGGCCAGCTGCCAGCGATGTGATGGCAAAGGGAGCGAGCCTGGCACCAAGGTTGTGCACTGCCACTACTGCAACGGCTCTGGCATG GAGACGGTGAACACGGGCCCCTTTGTGATGCGGTCGACATGCCGTCGGTGTAATGGAAAaggcactgtgatctccaccccaTGTAACTCCTGTCACGGGACCGGACAGACCAGACAGAAAAAGACAGTACGGGTCCCTGTCCCAGCAG GTGTTGAGGACGGTCAGACGGTCAGGATGCCTGTGGGGAAGAAGGAGGTGTTCATCACGTTTCGGGTCCAGAAGAGCCCAGTGTTCAGACGGGACGGCGCAGACATCCACTCTGACGTGCTGATCTCTGTGGCTCAGGCTTTACTGGGGGGCACGGCCCGGGCACAGGGCCTCTACGAGACAGTCAACCTCTCG ATCCCTGCTGGGATCCAAACAGACCAGAGGATCCTCCTCTCTGGGAAGGGCATCGCACGGATCAGTGGCTATGGTTACGGAGATCACTACGTCCACGTCAAAGTCCGAGTCCCCAA gatcctgacagacagacagaaagctcTGCTCATGAGCTACGCAGAGGATGAGACTGAAGTGGAGGGGACAGTCAATGGTGTCACAAGCACCACTGCAG GTGGGGGCAGTGGTAAGCAGACTGAggcaggtcaggacaggcaagaggaggtaggagagagCAAGCAGGAGCAGGGCTTCTTCACCAAGTTAAAACAATTGTTTAGCTCCACCTGA
- the dnaja3a gene encoding dnaJ heat shock protein family (Hsp40) member A3a isoform X3 has translation MMASSAARCSTRWITVAVSSGHRRACCALAPSSNGGSRSLSTFGAQKFWPGSNAMRGGTGNALTLRGLSVPGLKSPHVICTLSFHTSAPASNKQDFYTVLEVPRTATQKEIKKAYYQMAKKYHPDTNKEDPKAKEKFAQLAEAYEVLSDEVKRKQYDTYGVAGFDASQAGGGGHQQYWSGQANSVDPEELFRKIFGEFSGSRGFGDFNAVFDQPQEFIMELTFTQAAKGVNKEMAFNTEASCQRCDGKGSEPGTKVVHCHYCNGSGMETVNTGPFVMRSTCRRCNGKGTVISTPCNSCHGTGQTRQKKTVRVPVPAGVEDGQTVRMPVGKKEVFITFRVQKSPVFRRDGADIHSDVLISVAQALLGGTARAQGLYETVNLSIPAGIQTDQRILLSGKGIARISGYGYGDHYVHVKVRVPKILTDRQKALLMSYAEDETEVEGTVNGVTSTTAGGGSGKQTEAGQDRQEEVKGPPGTEASVRG, from the exons ATGATGGCGTCCTCCGCGGCTCGCTGCTCTACACGCTGGATAACAGTTGCTGTGTCCTCTGGTCACCGTCGTGCTTGTTGTGCTCTGGCCCCTTCTTCCAATGGAGGCTCAAGAAGTCTGTCGACTTTTGGAGCACAGAAATTCTGGCCAGGAAGCAATGCAATGCGTGGGGGCACGGGGAATGCGTTGACATTGAGAGGGCTGTCAG TTCCAGGTCTTAAATCTCCCCATGTCATCTGCACACTGTCCTTCCACACAAGTGCCCCAGCCTCCAACAAACAGGACTTCTACACGGTGTTGGAGGTACCACGCACTGCCACCCAGAAAGAGATCAAGAAAGCGTattatcag ATGGCTAAGAAGTATCACCCTGACACCAACAAGGAAGACCCTAAGGCCAAGGAGAAATTTGCTCAGCTGGCTGAAGCTTATGAG GTGCTGAGTGACGAGGTGAAGAGGAAGCAGTATGACAcgtatggggtggcagggttcgACGCCAGCCAGGCGGGCGGTGGTGGACACCAGCAGTACTGGAGCGGACAGGCCAACAGCGTGGACCCAGAGGAACTGTTCCGCAAGATCTTTGGGGAATTCTCTGGAAGCCGTGGCTTCGGCGACTTCAATGCCGTATTTGATCAGCCCCAGGAG tTTATCATGGAGCTGACGTTCACCCAAGCTGCCAAGGGGGTCAACAAAGAGATGGCGTTCAACACTGAGGCCAGCTGCCAGCGATGTGATGGCAAAGGGAGCGAGCCTGGCACCAAGGTTGTGCACTGCCACTACTGCAACGGCTCTGGCATG GAGACGGTGAACACGGGCCCCTTTGTGATGCGGTCGACATGCCGTCGGTGTAATGGAAAaggcactgtgatctccaccccaTGTAACTCCTGTCACGGGACCGGACAGACCAGACAGAAAAAGACAGTACGGGTCCCTGTCCCAGCAG GTGTTGAGGACGGTCAGACGGTCAGGATGCCTGTGGGGAAGAAGGAGGTGTTCATCACGTTTCGGGTCCAGAAGAGCCCAGTGTTCAGACGGGACGGCGCAGACATCCACTCTGACGTGCTGATCTCTGTGGCTCAGGCTTTACTGGGGGGCACGGCCCGGGCACAGGGCCTCTACGAGACAGTCAACCTCTCG ATCCCTGCTGGGATCCAAACAGACCAGAGGATCCTCCTCTCTGGGAAGGGCATCGCACGGATCAGTGGCTATGGTTACGGAGATCACTACGTCCACGTCAAAGTCCGAGTCCCCAA gatcctgacagacagacagaaagctcTGCTCATGAGCTACGCAGAGGATGAGACTGAAGTGGAGGGGACAGTCAATGGTGTCACAAGCACCACTGCAG GTGGGGGCAGTGGTAAGCAGACTGAggcaggtcaggacaggcaagaggag
- the dnaja3a gene encoding dnaJ heat shock protein family (Hsp40) member A3a isoform X4 — protein MMASSAARCSTRWITVAVSSGHRRACCALAPSSNGGSRSLSTFGAQKFWPGSNAMRGGTGNALTLRGLSVPGLKSPHVICTLSFHTSAPASNKQDFYTVLEVPRTATQKEIKKAYYQMAKKYHPDTNKEDPKAKEKFAQLAEAYEVLSDEVKRKQYDTYGVAGFDASQAGGGGHQQYWSGQANSVDPEELFRKIFGEFSGSRGFGDFNAVFDQPQEFIMELTFTQAAKGVNKEMAFNTEASCQRCDGKGSEPGTKVVHCHYCNGSGMETVNTGPFVMRSTCRRCNGKGTVISTPCNSCHGTGQTRQKKTVRVPVPAGVEDGQTVRMPVGKKEVFITFRVQKSPVFRRDGADIHSDVLISVAQALLGGTARAQGLYETVNLSIPAGIQTDQRILLSGKGIARISGYGYGDHYVHVKVRVPKILTDRQKALLMSYAEDETEVEGTVNGVTSTTAGKRSTGN, from the exons ATGATGGCGTCCTCCGCGGCTCGCTGCTCTACACGCTGGATAACAGTTGCTGTGTCCTCTGGTCACCGTCGTGCTTGTTGTGCTCTGGCCCCTTCTTCCAATGGAGGCTCAAGAAGTCTGTCGACTTTTGGAGCACAGAAATTCTGGCCAGGAAGCAATGCAATGCGTGGGGGCACGGGGAATGCGTTGACATTGAGAGGGCTGTCAG TTCCAGGTCTTAAATCTCCCCATGTCATCTGCACACTGTCCTTCCACACAAGTGCCCCAGCCTCCAACAAACAGGACTTCTACACGGTGTTGGAGGTACCACGCACTGCCACCCAGAAAGAGATCAAGAAAGCGTattatcag ATGGCTAAGAAGTATCACCCTGACACCAACAAGGAAGACCCTAAGGCCAAGGAGAAATTTGCTCAGCTGGCTGAAGCTTATGAG GTGCTGAGTGACGAGGTGAAGAGGAAGCAGTATGACAcgtatggggtggcagggttcgACGCCAGCCAGGCGGGCGGTGGTGGACACCAGCAGTACTGGAGCGGACAGGCCAACAGCGTGGACCCAGAGGAACTGTTCCGCAAGATCTTTGGGGAATTCTCTGGAAGCCGTGGCTTCGGCGACTTCAATGCCGTATTTGATCAGCCCCAGGAG tTTATCATGGAGCTGACGTTCACCCAAGCTGCCAAGGGGGTCAACAAAGAGATGGCGTTCAACACTGAGGCCAGCTGCCAGCGATGTGATGGCAAAGGGAGCGAGCCTGGCACCAAGGTTGTGCACTGCCACTACTGCAACGGCTCTGGCATG GAGACGGTGAACACGGGCCCCTTTGTGATGCGGTCGACATGCCGTCGGTGTAATGGAAAaggcactgtgatctccaccccaTGTAACTCCTGTCACGGGACCGGACAGACCAGACAGAAAAAGACAGTACGGGTCCCTGTCCCAGCAG GTGTTGAGGACGGTCAGACGGTCAGGATGCCTGTGGGGAAGAAGGAGGTGTTCATCACGTTTCGGGTCCAGAAGAGCCCAGTGTTCAGACGGGACGGCGCAGACATCCACTCTGACGTGCTGATCTCTGTGGCTCAGGCTTTACTGGGGGGCACGGCCCGGGCACAGGGCCTCTACGAGACAGTCAACCTCTCG ATCCCTGCTGGGATCCAAACAGACCAGAGGATCCTCCTCTCTGGGAAGGGCATCGCACGGATCAGTGGCTATGGTTACGGAGATCACTACGTCCACGTCAAAGTCCGAGTCCCCAA gatcctgacagacagacagaaagctcTGCTCATGAGCTACGCAGAGGATGAGACTGAAGTGGAGGGGACAGTCAATGGTGTCACAAGCACCACTGCAG